Within the Oncorhynchus kisutch isolate 150728-3 linkage group LG13, Okis_V2, whole genome shotgun sequence genome, the region ctcatagatatcatcctgaccaacctgccccctaaatacacctctgctgtcttcatccaggatctcagtgatcactgcctcattgcctgcgaccgtaatgggtctgcagtaaaacgaccacccctcatcactgtcaaatcctacctaaaacacttcagcgagcaggcctttccaatcgacctggcccgggtatcctggaaggatattgacctcattgcgtcagtagagaatgcctggttattctttaaaagtgctttcctcaccatcttaaataagcatgccccattcaaaaaatgtagaacgaGGAACAGacatagtccttggttcactacAGACCTGAAtgtccttgaccagcacaaaaacatcctgtggcgtactgcactagcatctaatagccctgtgatatgcaacttttcagggaagttaggaaccaatatacacaggcagttagcttTTGCATTCctatttttcaaacagaaatttgcattctgtagcacaaactccaaaaagttctgggacactgtaaagtccatggagaataagagcacctcctcccagctgcccactgcactgaggctaggaaacactgtcacgaTAAATCCACGATCATTGacaatttcaacaagcatttttctatggctggtcatgctttccacctggctactcctaccccggtcaacggccctgcaccccccacagcaacttgcccaagcctccctatttctcctttacccaaatccagatagctgatgttctgaaagaattgcaaaatctggaccactacaaatcagctgggctagacaatctggaccctcactttctaaaatgatccgccgcaattgttgcaacccctattccTAGCCGGTTCAACCTCTCTTATCGTCtcagatccccaaagattggaaagctgccgcggtctgccactcttcaaagggggagacactctagaccgaAACTGTTACatacctatatctattctaccctgcctttctaaggtcttcgaaagccaagttaacaaacaaatcaccaaccattttgaatcacaccctaccttctccgctatgcaatctggtttccgagctggtcatgggtgcacctcagccacgctcaaggtcctaaatgatatcataaccgccatcaataaaagacaatactgtgcagccatattcattgacctggccaaggctttcgactctgtcaatcactatatccttatcggcagactcaacagcctttgtttctcaaatgactgcctcgcctggttcaccaactacttctcagacagagttcagtgggtcatgttgtccggacctctgtcagtctctatgggggtgccacagggttcaattcttgggccgactcttttctctgtatacatcaatgatgtcgctctagctgctggtgattctctgatccacctctacgcagacgaaaccattctgtatacgtctggcccttctttggacactgtgttaactaacctccagacgagcttcaatgccatacaactctccttccatggcctccaactgcttttaaatggaagtaaaactaaatgcatgctcttcagccgatcgctgcccacacctgcccgcccatctagcatcactactctggacggttctgacttaaaatatgtggacaactacaaatacctaggtgtctgggtagactgtaacctctccttccagactcacattaagcatctccaatcaaaaatgtaATCTTAAATCGgcgtcctatttcgcaacaaagcatccttcactcatgctgccaaacatacccttgtaaaccttactatcctaccgatccttgatttcggcaatgtcatttacaaaagagcctccaacactctactcagcaaaaagaaagatatacctgctagagcgtgtgctacgggtgggtgctgctatggtgaccagtgagttgagataaggcggtgctttacctagcaaagacttatagatgacctggagccagtgggtttggcgacgaatatgaagcgagggccagccaacgagagcatacaggtcgcagtgctgggtagtatatggggctttggtgacaaaacagatggcactgtgatagactgcatccaatttgatgAGTAGAGTAGAAAgaagggaagcgctactaagCTACACAATAGTACaatttggtagacagaaggtgctctttTGTAAAAGGGgtgaattggtcatcaaaaagaaaggaggaccaaggcactcttcatataattaatttaaatgcctttatttgtatggcatgttcaatagaaacaaagttttaaaaatctgacgcgtttcggctgcatggccttcgtcaggaaGTACAAAGAAATAATACAATGTCCTCTATTGAACAGATTTTCCAATTAGCCCTAATTTGAAGAGGGAGAACACTATAACacatgaacaacaacagtctAAACTTAGCTGAGGGCAATTGAGCAAAATGTCCACTAGAAGACAGCAAATGAACCTACAGGAAGGGTGAGAAATCCAGGTTCGTGATAGGTCCATTTTCTGTCATCTAGTAGACATTTTGCTCAATTGCCCTCAGCTATTTTTTGACTGTTGTTCATgtttgctgtgttctagtgtactatggaatatattgctttcttattcttgacacttctcccagtcatatctAAGTGTTCTGATATTTCTAGCTTGGAGTTTAATTTTTTTGACAACATAGCTACAGTATTTCACTAtttaatgtgtatagtattgcttactaggtgtgtccaatcaattttgtaaccactccctcttcaattacttcaccactacggcctatttattgccttaccttcataatcttacctcatttgcacacactgtatatagattttttgtattgtgttattgactgtacgtttgtttattccattgagaactttgtgttgttgtttgtgtcacactgctttgctttatcttggccaggtcgcagttgtaaatgagaacttgttctcaactggcctacctggttaaataaaggtgaaaaaaaaggttatggatgtgtccctGCTACcataaaggtcctcaatgatgtcaccattgcccttgattctaagcaatattgtgctgctatttttattgacttggcaaAAGcctttgatacggtagaccattccataataaaaaggtcaggactctgactgggccactccagaaagcgtattttctgttgttgattttcttctgtgttttgggtagtTGACCTATTGCATTACCCAACTTCCGTTGATCTTCAATTGGTGAAGAGAGAGCCTAACATTCTaacaaatgtcttgataaacatgggtattcatttttccgtcgatgagaGCAAGCTGGCCAGgacctgaggcagcaaagcaaccccaaaccatgatgctccctccgcAATACTTTACAGTTGAGGTCTTGATGTTGGTTTGCTGCAGCCACGCCAGCGCACGTGGGGATGAATTTAGCGCGCTTGTCATGCCTCGCGCCCGGTGCCAGATCACAGTGAGAGACGCGCTTAAaatcaactacacacacagcagAAAAAAGCCGAGTAAACGTTAAAGTCAGTTGAGATAGACCACCGGTAAGTTGCTAACTAACGGACATGCCATAACTGAGGCGCACATTATATATGTGTGTAAACGGAAAGGGCTAGGCCTACTACATAAGTGAAATTCAAAGTAGTTTACGTTAGCAAACTAGCCAGATTATGATATAATGATTGACGTGACAAAGTTCAGGCCAAAGTTGTCTGCGTGTCTTTGTGTATCCTAGAGAGTATATGGCGGTGCCTGGTGATGTCAGAGGAAGAGGCCTGTCAGGGCTCCCCAATAtgaatggagaagaggaggaggaggaagaatcaCATGAGGTGAGAgcaacagtgaacacacacacacacatgtcatgtGTGCTATACAAACTACAAACAATGGGCCAAGGCAGATtaagataatgtgtgtgtgtgtccaggtgttGCTGAGTGTGTTTGCCCAGCATGGGCAGTTGGGGTTGTGTTTCTATGACAGCAGAGACTTCACTCTGCACTACATGCCTGACACCTCAGACAACCACGAGCTCCAACTGTTGGCCAGAGGTATATACTAAAGTTAAACACATATACACTTGCACACACTAACCAGAGGTAGTCAGTACACACCTAAACTACTAACTGACCCAAACACATTTCTCCGTCCCTCTCCCTCcggtcccctctcccctccccctctcctcctccctccccctgtcctctccccctggtccccttctcccctgtctccttctcctctccctcccccgtcctctccccctgttctcttcttctcctctcctttccccggtcccctgactctctccccctccctctctcagtggtCCAGGAGGTGAGCCCTCATGTGATCATTATCAGTGCTAAGCAGGAACGCTGCATGGTCCAGTTCATGCAGGGACTGGGTGAGGAGGAGCACCGCACAGGGAGGACTGGGGAAGGGAAAACTTTAGGCTGGTCGGGGAGGGGTGATGGTTAAGGTGGAGGGTAAAGGTTAATGCTAAAACATCTTTATACATTTGCACTTTCTCCCCCTTTTTCACTTTATCTCCTTGCCCTTCTAtcgctctctatctatctatctctaacTCTCTTCTTTTTCACACtcttctatccccctctctctttctgactccctctctcctccctgcttccAGGAGCCAACCCAGACTACAGGCCTGAGGTGGTGACCTATCCCTATGTGGACTTTGGTAAGAACAGCTGCCTTGCCTGCGGTAATACACTAGGTATTGTTCTCAGTGTAACTTTTGAACATCAATAGTCAAGTTTTCAGTTacagattctctctctccctctttttacCACAGGTCTGGAGGTCAGTAAGCAGAGGCTGTTGTCTGCCCATTTCCCCTTCCTTCCTCCTGCcgtctccgagagagagagaatctcctacctctcctcctgcatctccttctcctcccccctcatggtgagttctcctcccccctcatggtgagttctcctcccccctcatggtgagttctcctcccccctcatgGTGAGTTCTCCTCCCCCCTCATAGTGAGTTCTCCTCCCCCCTCATAGTGAGTTCTCCTCCCCCCTCATAGTGAGTTCTCCTCCCCCTCATGGTGAGTTCTCCTCCCCCTCATGGTGAGTTCTCCTCCCCCTCATGGTGAGTTCTCCCCCTTgttccaggaaaataacctcacactgacatttgagattaaattgaaaatgttgtgcgtgtgtgtgtgtttatttgtgtccTAGCTGCGGTCAGTAGGTGCGTTGCTGAAGTGTCTGGACAAGAggagagtgggagtggagctagagGACAGCAGTGTGGGAGTCCCCATCTTACAGTTCCACACCTACACACtgtaagacacacacatacagagagatcaGGTCAGTTGTGTATAGGTATTGTGGTTGAATGTTTTTTTCACATCTGAATTTCATTCCTCTTACAGGAAAGACGTAGTGTACGTGGACCAGGATACTTACAGGTCAGTCCCCctggagacaaacacacacacacacacacacacacacacacacacacacacacacacacacacacacacacacacacacacacacacacacacacacacacacacacacacacacacacacacacacacacacacactctctctgccatgtttgttgtgtgtgttccAGCGTGCTGCAGATCTTCAAGTCGGAGCTGCACCCCTCTGTGTACAAGCTGCAGTCTGGGGAGAAGGAAGGGCTCAGTCTCTATGGTAACACATTATGGGAAGTTAATGATCTGATGTGATGTCAGTACATTGTCACACTCGCATTATGAGAAGCGGTGATCTCTCAGTCGTGTTTCCTGTAGTGATGATGTGATGGGTGTTGGTGTCTCTGTTTCAGGGATACTGAATCACTGCAGGTGCAAGTTTGGCTCCAAACTGCTTCGGTGAGGAAAACCTGTTCTCATGGTTGAAGTGTCAGAAACTAACCACACACAGATTATATCTGAGAAACATAATCAATACCTCAGTACCTGTTTGTGGTGCGTAGTCATAATCTCTATCCCTCCTTGTTCTGCTAGATGTTGGTTATTGtgaaatcctctctctctctctcagccagtgGTTTCTGAGGCCTACTCGTGACCTGGCGGTGTTGAACAGGAGACAGGAAGTTGTGAGATTCTTCTCCTGTCCACGCAACTCTGACTCCCTAAACACTTTGCAGTCCTCCCTACGCAACATCAGGAACATCCCGGTAACCATGACCTGTGAACTTTACCCCTCAGCGCCATGCAGGCCTCAGTCTGCAACATCAGTGATGAGTATGAATTTTCTGTAATAAAGAGTATTATTTCTCCTGCTGTAGACTCTCCTGCGTTCGATGTCTCTGTCTCACACCAAAGTCTCTGACTGGCAGGGTCTCTACAAGGTAGGAGTTCTACGGCCATTTATCTATATGAATAGCATGTCTGTATGTGTATTAGACAATCTACGGTGCATTgtgaatagtgtgtgtgtctgtgttgtagaCAGTGTATAGTGCGGTGTGTATCAGGGACACAGTGCGCTCCCTGCCTCAGTCCATCCAACTCTTCCAGGAGATCAGTGAGGGATTCTCAGATGACCTTTACTACATCGCCTCGCTCATCAGCAGAGTGGTGGGACACACAGTACATACGTCAGGTGCAGCTCAGCTCCCATGTTCTGTATGTCAATGTGTTTCATTCTCATTTTATTCTGTGATTTGTGTCTTGTATAGGTGGACTTTGAGGGCAGTTTAGCAGAAAACCGTTTCACTGTCAAACCCAATGTGGACCCTGCTATAGATGAGAGTGAGTGTTCATAACATTAGGGAATGATAAAGCTTAGAGTTATGTTAGGGTTATGTTTgttgaaggttagggttatgtttgttgaaggttagggttatgtttgttgaaggttagggttatgtttgttgaaggttagggttatgttagctgaaggttagggttagctgatGGATAAGGTAAGGTGAAGGTTAGGGTAATCTTACTCTCCTCCGTCTGCTTTCTCTgccagagaagaggaggatgatgggaCTGTCTGACTTCCTGACGGACGTGGCTCGCAGAGAGCTGGAGCACCTGGACACCCGCATCCCCTCCTGCTGCGTCATCTACATCCCCCTGGTCTGACATCTACTATTACTGTTTGTCTACATTCCCCTGGTCTGACATCTACTACTATTGTCTGTCTACATCCCCTTGGTCTGacatctactactactgtctgtctacatcCCCCTGATCTGACATCCATCATGGGGTCACCCATCCCTGGTTTACATGCTAACAAGGATGCTAAAGGCTAAACAAATAAATCTAAAGTGTACCTTGCTGACTGTCAGGATCAACAGGATGCCGATCCTTTCTAAATATCCATAAAATGAGGTTAAATTGTAATCTGGATGTCCTATCCTATCAACATAATTtatttatctctttctttctctctcagataGGGTTCCTGCTCTCGGTCCCTCGGTTGACCAGCATGGTGGAGAAAGAGGACTTTGAAATAGAGGGCCTTGACTTCATGGTGCGTGTATGATACATGTGTATGTTTGCTCCCACTGTGAGTGTGAGTTTATGATGTGTGTatgttctcactgtgtgtgtgtttagtttctGTCTGAAGAGCGTCTGCACTACCGCAGTCAGAGAACCAAGGAGCTAGATGACCTGCTGGGAGACTTACACTGTGACACCAAAGGTCAGGCTGTcagccctcccctctctttctctcgctcctcttctctcatctctctctctgtcctctctaaaaTGGGGACACACATAATCCAGAAAAATAAATATCagaacaagcaatgtcagagaccgggaatataaatatatataccacgggttggtgacaccttaattgaGGAGAACGGGCTCATGTTAAtgaagtggaatggtatcaaacaaatcaaacatgcgcagaatacaacaggtacagtgAAAGAAAtaagaccttaccatgaaattattactgacaagcccttaaccaacagtacagTGAAAGAAATAAGagctaagaaaatatttactaaataatctaaagtaaaaaatgtaataaaaagtaacacaataaaattacataacaataacgagggtatatatacagggggtaccggtaccaagtcaatgtgcgttggtaccagtggcgattttagcatgtaaatcttggtggggtgAAAAAAACAattgtgggatgcatgccagcaaagccactacacaacacgacactcaacaatacattaattgcactataatggtgacaaacggttCCCAATAACTGTTAGGGCctccataaagctgtcccaacagaagaatcccaacagcagtcccaacatctttccactgctacacctggctgtcagcggaGACTTGTCTGCGAAACAGtttattcagcctcatttactgcctttaaaaaaaacatagctgatatgtaacctttatttaactaggcaagtcagttaagaactaattcttatttacaatgacggcctatccctgCCAAacttggacgacgctgggccaattgtgcgccgccttatgggactcccaatcacggccggatgggatacagcctggaaatggctgacttgtttaaacaaatgtggtttctactgacaattgagatgtacaaactatggcataaggggacgacatgTGAATAATaggcaatctgtaattttgattaagacattcatgaacaagctaggacggacgtagtcaatataactacttgttcagcacttttgaaatgtacagcaacagaactCAGAACATGTGCCgttcttagtgttctccctgtacaccaagtcaaaactgtaggataaataaagggggcatataagcagacaatgaaaggtcttacaatattcaatgattacatttaaaaaaaaacaggttataggctacatgtgcacctcCAAGTCAGAACAAAATTaagtgaaaatagaccaaattatttgggtgaggcacatgggctgcCATTGTCTtattacacaacatacacttagtattactttcttagctacagtatacatatctccctgccatattacataatttatgcagcagcatacaatacatttttggactcaccttgtgctgtgctcacttgaacaggaaggaggcgcggcggtcctttgtgggcaaattttgtcatcagtctggcattttctggatttatggtgctttcaagacaactgggactATAGGAAAAAGGAGGACTGAACAGGCCCTTATTAATATcgcggggctgaagtggagcgggttgagagtttcaagttccttggtgtccacatcaccaacaaactatcatggtccaacctcaccaagacagttgtgaagaggacacaacaacaccttttccccctcaggagaatgaaaagatttagcatgggtccccagatcctcaaaaagttctacagctgcattctgactggttgcatcaccacctggtatagcaactgctcggcatctgaccataaggctctacagagggtagtgcgtacggccttgTACATCATTGGGCCAATCTTTCTGACAtctaggacctatatactaggcagtgtcagaagaaggcccaaaAATTGTTCAAGACTCCAGtcccacccaagtcatagactgttctctctgctaccacatggcaagtggtaccggggctccaagtctaggaccaaaaggctccttaacagcttctactcccaagccataagactgctattattaacaattaatcaaataaccacctggactatttacattgaccccccccccccccctttgtttttacacggctgctactcgctgtttattatctatgcatagtcactttacaaattacctcgactaacctgtatccccgcacgttgactcggtaccggtacctcctgtacatagcctcgttattgttatggaATTTTCTTATTATCTTTaagatttaatttttttttacattagtttatttagtaaatattttcttaactctatttcttgaactgcagtgttggttaagggcttgttgttttcagtgcatgtgacaaatacaatgtgatttgatcCAATATGATTACGTAGTACCAGTCTTGGACGAAATCAAACCAGGACGAGAAGCtagtaacgctagctagctatacTAACTGATGCTGCAGTGCGTGCGCTTTCTCATCCTACAGTTACAAATAACATCAACTCTTTTCAAAATATTAAGTAGCAGTCTGCCTTTTAATTCCATCTTCCTTTGATTAGATATCTCCTAACTTTTGCCTCCCATGGAGActatgactgtagcctattggcactttgatgacttatgattggccaacaacaagctacacgCACCAATCTCCACTCTTCTGAAAAGCATGACCAGCAGCATAAATTATACAATTTCTGTCTTGTCTCTCTGCTGCAGCAGTCACGTTCTGATATTTACAGGCCCTTCCGGACAAGTCAATTAAAATGACACGTACCCAAGACCTGTGACAATCATATGAGATCCGACCCAGACCCGTGACGTTATTTACAATTCAGGATCCGTACCAGCTCGGGTCCTGGATCGGGTATTCGGGTACAGGTTGACCCGTGAAGATCTCTAGGATAAAACCGAAGAAACTCTTTTGGAAAAAAAGTAGACCATACTTTCTACatgtctgaatctctctctctctctctctctctctctctctctctctctctctctctctctctctctctctctctctctctctctctctctctctctctctctctctctctctctctctctctctctctctctctctctctctctctctctctctctctctctctctctctctctctctctctctctctctctctctctctctctctctctctctctctctctctctctctctctctctctctctctctctcagacatggAGACAGCGGTTATGACACAGCTGCAGACCACAGTGCTGGGGAGAAGTGCCTGTCTGTACAAGGTGTGCGTCTTTAAGCGGTATCTCTGTGTGCACACTTACCTTTTTGTGGGAttatgctatgtgtgtgtgtgtgtgtgtaggttctgGATCTGAGTGCTGAGCTGGACTGTCTGATGGCCCTGAGCCATGCCTCCCAGGAGTACGGATACAC harbors:
- the msh5 gene encoding mutS protein homolog 5 → MAVPGDVRGRGLSGLPNMNGEEEEEEESHEVLLSVFAQHGQLGLCFYDSRDFTLHYMPDTSDNHELQLLARVVQEVSPHVIIISAKQERCMVQFMQGLGANPDYRPEVVTYPYVDFGLEVSKQRLLSAHFPFLPPAVSERERISYLSSCISFSSPLMLRSVGALLKCLDKRRVGVELEDSSVGVPILQFHTYTLKDVVYVDQDTYSVLQIFKSELHPSVYKLQSGEKEGLSLYGILNHCRCKFGSKLLRQWFLRPTRDLAVLNRRQEVVRFFSCPRNSDSLNTLQSSLRNIRNIPTLLRSMSLSHTKVSDWQGLYKTVYSAVCIRDTVRSLPQSIQLFQEISEGFSDDLYYIASLISRVVDFEGSLAENRFTVKPNVDPAIDEKKRRMMGLSDFLTDVARRELEHLDTRIPSCCVIYIPLIGFLLSVPRLTSMVEKEDFEIEGLDFMFLSEERLHYRSQRTKELDDLLGDLHCDTKDMETAVMTQLQTTVLGRSACLYKVLDLSAELDCLMALSHASQEYGYTTPTLANHHRITLRQARHPLLELCSPMFVSNSFLSSETRGRVKIITGPNSSGKSIYLKQVGLIVFMALIGSDVPAKEAEIGLVDGIFTRMQSRESVSVGLSTFMIDLNQMAHALNHSSGHSLVLIDEFGKGTNTVDGLSLLAASISHWLKRVPAEVPHILLATNFHSLLQLGLLPSSGLLSLLTLETAVDGDELVFLYQLKEGICRSSYAANIATLAGLPPSLVQRGVEVSELYRTGKTIKRIDRPSTEEQANKCVCVVKKFLSVNLEDKSVDLQRYMKEELLPSGGDLL